GTgaaaaatgctttaaattatTCCTTAACTCAAGAGGTTGGGAATCCATTTAAATAAGTGTAATTATATGAAGTCACTGGTGCATCAGAAAAAGTGAAGCATTGATAGCCCTGTTCCAACAGAGCTGTCTAGGATGAGAAATGGCCCTGGATAATTGAATGTAAAATGCCATAGATAATAGAAAGGTTAATTAATTCTTGGCTAAATAGGGGGAGATAAAGAGCTAATCTATCAGTGAGAAGTGAGTGAACACCTTAGGTGTGTTCACAAGGAAACCACTGTTAAAGCACTCAACCGTGTCGTTAAACGCTGCTGATTTGTTATGAACAAGAACTCACCCTCTAAAGTAAAAAATGCGAATTTTGACACCCCAAATGGATGTGAAGGAATTTAACCTAACTATCCTTTCTTCGCTTTCGCAGGCTCGCAGCCCAAAATTGTGCGACGGATTTTCACGAACAGCCGCGAGCGCTGGCGGCAGCAGAACGTGAACGGTGCCTTCGCAGAGCTGCGCAAGCTCATCCCCACCCACCCTCCCGACAAGAAACTCAGCAAGAACGAGATCCTCCGCCTGGCCATGAAGTACATCAACTTCCTGGCCAAGCTCCTCAACGACCAGGACGACATGGTGGGCGGTGATGCCCCCGCCCGGGCCAACCGAGATGCCCGAGATGCGACCCTAGTTCGGGACGACCTCCTCCAGGAGATGCTGAGCCCAAACTCCAGCTGCGGGAGCCTGCTGGACGGGGACGCCAGCCCGGAGAGCTTTACCGAGGACCAGGACTCGTCGGTGGAGTCCAGGTCTTCGGCGAGGGGACTGCATCATTCCAGCCTCCCGTTGGACGGAAACACCCAGCGATGACTGAGTTGGCGTCAACGGACTTTTCTGGAGCCCCAGATTTGAGAGGGCGCAGTGCTTCATGGACCTCAACTAGCGTATGTCGTGTGCAAGCATATTCTTACGTAAGACTTTCTGTTAAGCTCTTCTCTTCGCGCTTCGATGCTAAGGTGCCCTCCGTGGTGAAACGCTGGTACGGGGGAAAATGTCAGGTAGATTTTTAGTCCACACTTGGTTGTTTAGACAGGATCGCCACCTGAAAACGATAAGAAAACAGAAGTTTGAATGGTACCCACACCTCATCAGGTACACCGTTGGTAAGGAGTTCATTGAAAACAGCTGGACttttacaacaaaaatgagCGTTTGGAGAAGTCAAGTCCAAgaaaaggaatagttcacccaaaaatgacaattctggcatcatttactcaccctcatgtcattccaaacctgaattTCTATTTTCAGTGAAACCCAAAAGAAGAATATTCGAAGAACCATACAATGGCCattcattgaaagtcaatgggacccCATTGACTATCATTGTATGGATAaatacattcttcaaaatatcttcttttctgTTTCTGCTGAAGGTATAAAGGTTTAGAgcggtgagtaaatgatgtaaTGATGACCCGGCTTAGGCTTTGTGCAGCATCTTTGAGACAAATGTGTACATACTGGGAATTTCAATGGAATATGACCTTTAAGTATAATTAGCGTCACTGGCAATAGCAACAATGCTATTTGGGGGAAAAAGTATCACCATTTTGTAAATGGTTTTTCGGTATTATGTTTCGAAACACAATCATTCGAGAAAAATGGTGGAGGAGGTACAAGAATGTGTACATAAACCGGGATAATGTCGTGTGTCTGTAATGATGACCCTTGTTCCTTTAGACTGTTCTTTTGCATTGTGATCATGGTACACCATTAATTCACATCTCCATCTCCCCATCATTTATTCGTTTCTTTGGCTCAAACACCCCTCCAACCCTACCATCTCGCAATGACGCATTCATTGAGTAACGTTCTGTCACTTTATTTAACTTGTATGAACTTGATCTGCTTTTTAGCAGAGGATTGAGTAACCAGTCTTGGTACCTTTAAATCTTTTATTGGGTATTAAatgagcaaacaaacaaaaaatggttattttaatgtgATATTTAGTAGAAAGACCTTTGTTGTAAGGTGAAAATCTATCTATGAATATATGCAATGTTATATCTCacaaattttatataaaaacccacaaaaataaaaaacacaaaccaGAAAACGTGTGCTATTGTTATAAAGAAATGCTGCATTCAAAAGACAACGTATTGTGTCAGATATTACGAGTACGCAAAAGCAGTGCTTGGCCATTGGACGTTACGTTCATATAAATGTCTGAAATATAATAGCCATTTCTGTTGCCATGACAACTGTAAAGGTAgagaagggaaaaaaatatcCAGTGGAGCGTTTTACGAAGTGTCAAAAACACAGCAGACAGGgattaaacagaaaaaaaaatcttgcattGAAGGGACTTGGATAcatgaaaatactgtcaaatCACTCAGGCTATCTGGgacttaaataaaaaatacaatgtatttttatgtaaGGAACAAAATGTTAAATCCCTGACATGAAAAATGAGTACAGTGGGATGTGATAACATGAAATACCTTCAATAAGATTTAGATTCTGTCTAAGACATACTGCAGGCGCTTAATATGTCAGAAACACAGAAAAGCCTATCTTATTTTGAGCTTTTGAGGGTGTAAGGACAGTCAGGGTCATAGCAGGGTGTCTATGGGTGTCTGAACCCTGGGAATATGAGTCTGAAAGGTTGATAAGAATCAAAGCCAATGAAAAAGTGATTGGTCGGTCTACTAGCCCCAAGGGGCCCTATAGTGACTGTGAAAAACTGATCCAAGGGCAGTTCCCAGACCAATCACTGATCCACACCCACATACGTGCATGACCTTGTCAATTGCTTTCCATCCTATCAGCTAAAGGACACGAGAGACATTTCAGACAAAAGAAATAGAGCTTTTGTGTCATTAAATGACTGTAACTCCATTTTATATCAAGAGGGGGTAGTGTGCAAACAAATACACATTGGCTCTGAGagagaaaaatattaatttttagtATTTCATGacttttacagtatttatcatGAATAGCTTATCTATTAACGTAAAGAAATTTGGTTATCATTTGTTCCAAACTGTTGGTCCAAATGTATGTATACATTGGgctctaaaaataaaattaaagattttacttatttatggtgcttgatagacagatatattatattatttatataatataatataatataatataatataatataatataatattttaaatattatatttgataaacaaaaacacaaacaaacaaataaataaataataataattaaaaaaaaaatcaccataaTATTTATTTACGGTGATTTGACAAATACTTTTCACCAAAAATCacaatcaataaatcaatattaatattaatatcaattcatattaaaatgtataatattgtataataatacattttaaaataatatatctgGTGAAAATCtccataaataaaatgtattcataataatattatagtattactgtagtataaaatatttataaatgtaatatttatttaaccaatttatttatttacagtgaataaataaataaacattgataaataaataactaaataaataactaaactaactaactaactaactaaataaataaataaataaataaagtatttatttatggtggttttttttttgtttgtttgttttttggtcattttgggagattaatgtttatataattaTCATTGTATGGAAGAGCGCAGCCACAATCCAGAAAATAACTTTTGTTTCACAGAATAAATAAAGTCACACAGGTTTTGAACAAAATAaagctgagtaaatgatgacaaaattgacattttagTTAGACGTGTTACATTACAGGTCTGAATCAAAATTATTAGACGTAATTATTCACACAAATATGTTTCATTGATCTCATTGGGGAAATCTCACTTTGAACAGTTAAATTGTGGGCTCAATATCAAGTTCTGTGCTGCTCAATTAGAGTTTTATTTGTCCATTGAAGATTAGTAAGATATTCAATGGTGTCCGCTTTCCATGAATACTAAAGCCACATGATACACAGGCCTGTGTGGATCCCACCAGAGATTAAACACACCATCAAAACACTCTAATTCTATCAAGTCCCCTGATTCATCTCAAATGCCAATGCTCTCACTATTGAAACACTGTGCTGGTGGTACGGATTCAATCAGGGATTTTTGACACCATCTTTTCCCTTTTTAATTAACTGCGGTGTAGTTGCGGTATCCGCCTTTTTCCCACCAGTGGCCCCAAACTGAAGGCTACAGAGCTTCAAACTGGATGGATCTCAAAGGAGCGCAATCACAACAAAAGAACATGCTTACTGACTGATAAAGACCACCATTACACTGAGATAACTAGACAAGGGGAGAGAGTATTCAATTAAGACGCTCCTCCTTCTGGGACAAGGACGTCCCAGTGAACCTCCCAAAGGTCTGGTTCTCAGAGGCAGGACAGGCCAGTGGAAAGAGTCTCCACTGAGGTCTCTCATGGCTATCTACCACACCATCAGTAGAAGTGGCTCCCTTGGGGAGCGGGCCGGTATTTTATACGAGGTGTTAATGAGTGGGCAGAGCGCATTTAAAGCAGTGCTAATTTCCTCTGGGCTGCGAAACGCTCATGTGTCCCTTGAGTCCAGGGGGGCGGATTGTGGTCTTCATCCAACTCCGCCTCTTTTTCTCTGTTTTGGTCTGTTAATCATTTGCTGTGTCACTCTTCACCTCAAGAGCGCTCTCACATGTACACTCATCTATTGTGGTTTAATAAGAGAGGACGAAGACGGTCAGCAATGCCCTCAAGTTCAAACAAACTAGTCATTCATCAACTTGTTGTTGGTTAGTCAAGCGAGGTGTTAAACACAACAATATCTTGTCTGCGTGAAATATTTAATGCTCTATCTATTTTTGCAGTTCCAGGTTTGGCAGCTGCATTAAAGTTGTATATAAGTTTGCAATGCTCAAGCAATTGTAATTTTTAagcaaaatactttttttttttttgtcgtgCTGACAGATCTTTTCCGTGAAAAATGCTGCTTGTGTAGTTGCTGTTTGCATCGTTCAAGAGGCCACTTGAGACAAATTTTTTGAGATTTTTCTTGTTATAAGACTAAAATTGGCTGTCTTTGATGGCTTAGTGTGACTTGTTCACCGACAGCCAATTAATTGCCTTTGCGATAAACCTTCAACAAacttctggcagtgtcagaaatATGGCGTCACAGTCGTGTCGATCACAAGTGTCAAACTCTGCTCCTGCAGGGCCACTcacctgcagagtttagcttcaaaaCACCTGCCTAGAAGTTTCCAGTAATCCTGAAAACCTTGATTagcattttcaactaaaaatgtaagaatttttttgcattttggccgttcatttacacaacaacagcatGTGGGGGCctaaaaatgcaaacttttgaaaaagtgtttcaaagtgcaagtttttgaaaatgataggCTACCgttatcatctctgtgtaaactacaaaaacacgaATTTGCAAAAACTGACGTCATGCGCATGTGTATAATGTGTTTAGTCTATTAGTCTTGCGTAACTAGACCTTCAAactgacggcagaaggtctggtCTCTATCGGTTCGTCATTGGCCAAGGACTGCCCAAGAAgatgtttgactgacatgtaatgcaaccaatcacagttcgcTTTGTTCCCCGTAATGTTTGGGGCATGAAAATGTCGATGTCCCTGCAATAACAGACCGGCGTGcttctaataaattattaattcaagTATGTGGTGcaagctgcaacaatggagctgcgaacttcacatactttgaaaatccagtgtttagttgatcctggtaaACGCTTGTCCAGGAAGGGGCTTAGCATCAcggcatttgtttccaggcaGACCGTTAAAGCACGCAACACACTGGTCTCCTGGACATCCTGttgaattcaaccaaccagatgacaACTTCGaaactcctgaagtgtttccagataagtgtgccatatgcacAAAGAGTatcagacgttcagccaacAGTCCGTTGGCATGActgtctgaggctgagactatagagtgccccagggatgacgcgtttttgtaggcaaaacccggaagtgagttagcattttaggacttccagtTCCAATgctgtaaagtctatgggttttttgaatgggtttttgcttaattcgcctgaaataaggtctgtggttaacaaagcctctaaatactttcacgttttgatctatgacataaaacacaccagttataacccatttgtgatttttttaacttttactgtgtcttaaaatcggcggttgctaacaaattgctaaaagggactaagttacttcctttggcggagactttagacgtcatcattaaaaacgggacatttggacagcatttctcatgaaaaagtggataagtattcatacacagcgcagatcataatcagtgagcatgtttttaaatagagttgttttctaaataaagtttgaggaagcttggtggtggtgacgttgatccgcgaccatggtgttttgtagtccgtttatagcctactgttagccttttatatctgacgactttatttaggcttcaaaatctataaatgttgtgttaacttgtaaagattatcttgatagaaaaaacgtgtaagtgtcataaccttttgttaaacacagagcttattttctgcgattttccaaaagtctatgggaaaaatgaataggctttcagtcgagggaaccactaacttccgggttggcctacaaaaacgcgtcatccctggggcactctattagtGTATAGCTGCAAAGTGtttgtttacaaagtgacaCTGCCTAccactggcctggcatgaataatacagcgtttttagtcattttttggGGATTTGTGTGAACgggatcattttgacagtgGTGATGTCAGTACGCaaaaatgcaaagaaaaaaaacctttccAGGTTTTAGTAtatcgttgtcatgtaaacgtacccCTACTGGGATGGTTTGGACCAAAGTATTGGCTATGATATGAATGGTACAAACTATTGATTTTACACAATGTGCATTTGCTTTGCAAGGATCACTCTGTGAGCACATCATACAgtcaaacatttataatgtgcaCCTGGCTTTGAGAAGTAGCTCTGgaatgcatttggcagatgcttttatctaaaATGACTCACAGTGCATTGAAcactgagggaaaaaaaagaaagacagaaaaaaaagtgtaaaatttgtAGTGTGTCACCAAGAATCTCCAAAACTGGATTTTCGCATCGATGCCACAGAAGAAATATTTTGGTTCCTCAAAGACCTTTTCAGTGAAAaccattttttcttagtgtgttttcttaaaaatctaaatattaatcGAGTAATCGTTTTCCActccttttgtggaatggaaaggttccatttATATTAAAAGGTTCTTCATGTAACCATTGATGCCAATAAAAATAGTATTGCCTTCGTTATACGGTTTATCAGTTCAAGCAATTTCCGAGAATCAAACCGATGACCTTGGCGTTGCTAGCGCCATCCTCCATTCACGCTTCTCAGGGCTGATAACGATAAAACACCTTCTCAATAAGTATGGTAGGATAAATGTGGAATATTTGACTCCGGACTgttcaattatttaaaaattaatgaacACCCGAAATGTAGTGGTCAAAACATGGATCTGCGTCAATTTCAAAGCTTTGCTTGTTTTACTCTAGCTAAACTGTAACTTCCACAGGAGCAAAGTGGCAGTGGAGGTGGCTTTAATGTTTCAAACAGCCCTTCAATGATCTGTTACTAATTGAAAACCATGGAATGCTAACCAGACAAATTCCGTAATCGCGGAAATCTAAAGACTCACATTAACGGCTTATGGAGCGTCTTCATTTCTTAAATCTGCACGGTGGGATAGGACTTCCTCCACTGGATTAACAACTCTACCGTCATCTTAAGAACAAAAAAGCAGTATTTATTATGCAGTTGATATCGATATGAATGGGACAAGAGTTTAATAAGATGTAATCAGATCTGTTCCACGCACCGGTCACATCTCTGTTGGGTAAATGATTGACTCGACTTGTATAGACCACTGGGTGTTATCATTTTCTTCCACTGAAGTACAGATAACTGTTTCCTGGTTAGAGAAAAGCAGGGATACAGGTCCTTATTTCAGCATTTCAcatttcaacatattttttgcTCATCTAAAGAGGAACAAACATGGGAAAACCAGTCACTGTGCTTCACTGGCTTCTGCTCACACTGGGACTAGTTGCAGCTCAAGGTAAAGCCTTCACATATCTTTTTTGGAGGGAAATCTAGAGAGTTAGAAAAAAGCATCACCAAGGATATAAAAGTGAGATCCAGCgctcattttcaaaagtttgaggtatTTTAACGTAGTTTTATCACGTGTTTCTTTTAGAGAAAGCAGAGCAAGCTCTGCCTAACTGGCTTACGGGAATCATTGCCGTTGGTGTGTTCCTCTTTCTCGTCTTCATCCTCTTCCTTGTAAACAAAGCCTGGTGTGGAACTCCAAGGTAACCCGTTGCGTTTATATTTCAACACCGCACTGAAACCAGcagcatttttaataataaggGTATAGGGACAATCATTTATTCACACTCATGTCGAAAAATAAGATACTGTACCTATTTTGAACGAAAGCTGTTGTACaattaaaatacagttaaagtgtttaaaatacaattacaatGTTTCGCAGAAGTCAGTCAGTAGTGACAGTACATattggcagaattttcatttttgattttGAATTTTCATGGAATATTGCTTGTAGTGTTAAAAATAGAGATTCCAAAAAGGGGGGTTGTAGCGATAcaatagaagaaccattttgggttcctcaaagaacctttcagcgaacagtttttaaaagaaccatatgtgaagaacattttaatgatctaaagaACCCTTTTCCActgtaaagaaccttttgtgaaaCGGAAATGTTTCTATGgttgttaaaggttcttcataaCCATAAAAGCCTTTATTCCTTAATTTTTCTCATTAAGAGTAATTCATAAACATGTTTACTTATCTATATAGTTCacttgtaattttatttttaacaactAGTTTCCCCAAATGTGTAAACACCACATTTTAATCCATTTTTCCTTTTAACTCAAGCAAATCAGAAGCAGTCTTACCAACTGAATACGCCATGACTAATGGATCTACCCGTGAAACCAGTCTTGACGCAGTCAGGTAATAATACCTCAACAAATACAGTCGTTATAAAGCTCAGAGTGATTCAATACTATAAATAGTCACACACATCCCTGGATAAAAAGATAAACTATAATTATCATATACTGATAATGCTCATGAGAACTGTTTATGGCCTGAAATCATGTTCAACCTGAAGAAACGCCTCATTTGATGTTTTGTGTTTAATCTAATGATTACAATTAACGGAAAATGAGTGAATATCACCTTTAAAATGTAGGACTTGCTGTTAAACACTGGAATTGACACTTGTTTTTCAGGAGCAGCGATGGCCCTAATGCATATGAGAACGCGATCATTCACCAAACTGATGAAAAAGTGACCGCAATGTAATTTGAAGGAAATGTCAAGAGTTTGAAGAGTCAGCAGGACATGTTAACCATATGCTCTGTTGTAATAAGTTATCATTTTAATAGCTGACACAGCTCTTACTTGTAAGAGAGTTTAGCagtgatttttgtaaatttttaactgTAGTTAATTCTAAAGGGCATTTGTTGATGTAAcaatttttaacaatttaagacATTCTGTATCTTACAGATCTTTTTtgtgcaaatttattttttataatattaaaaatcaaTATACTCTTATCACTAAAGTGTTGGGCGGGTaggaattttaatgtttttaaaagaagtctcttctgctcaccaaagatgcatttatttgatcaaaaatacagtaaaaatagtaatattgtgaaatattacaatttaaaatatctgctttgtattttaatatactttaaaatgtaatttattcctgtgattaaagctgaattttcagcatcattactcctgtcgtcagtgtcacatgatccttcagaaatcattgtaatatgatgatttgctgctcaagaaacataataatgtttaaaacgGAAAatgttttgtggaaaccatgacacACTTTTTGAAGAAaagagaacaacatttatttgaaatagaaatcttttctaataTTATACGTCTTacggtcacttttgatcaatttcttttaaagaaaaaaatcttactgaccccaaacattttaaTAGTAGTGTCAACTAATGCAGAAATGGCTGGTGTGAAGTTATTTTGTGCattaaaatttcaaataaaacctaaaataatataattgtacagtcaaatatttaaaacaggCATAGATTTCACTCTCTATGTTGACCACAGAGAATTTAGAAGCCAAAAGACACTTAAAATTagaataattttattttctgaCACTTTACTATACTTATCCAAAATAAAGTCACAGACCATAATAACCACTTGATCATTttgtaaatgttaataaatcagTTTTATTTCAGGCTTAGATCTGTATCTAATGTATGAAGTTAACTAAAGGGTTTCTTTggactttaaaaacattacactGACAGAAAAAAGGCCGATATAAAGGTGTTACTACAGCGTTAATCTCGACCGCTGAGTCAGTTGCAGAATCGATATGATTCAAGCCAGTTTTTGTGGTTCACAGCCCAAATGTAAGATCAAGCGGAAGGTAGCAGACTGGGGTGTTGCATTTTCTTGAAGGATAAAGGGGAAGACAGGCAATCTTTTTAAAGGGACATAGCGCTGGACAGTTCAGAACACACTGTCCACATGGCACGAGAACTCAAGAGGCATAGTATGAGGATGTGCTTACGAAATCCTAGTGGAGGAGACGGTCTGGACGAGGCTTCCATAAGCTGTCTACAACCTGGAGAGGCCTGATAGTCTCTCAAGAGCCTGCTACACTTCCTCTAGGACAGACTGACACAGGATATCCTCATATTgtgacacacagacacacacggTGTCAAACTAGGATATGCAAGACATCTTCATGAAGACAAAAGCGATGCAAAAAACCCTAAAAaggaaataaattacatatttacaaTGAAATGACAAACATGTGCAATTGAATTACAAATGGaattacaaaaatgtaataaaaaactATGTTATTCATAAGGATTTGTGTCATCTTGATACACAATAGCAACATAATACAGTGGACTAGTtctctcaaaaattaaaatgctcattatttatgtcattccaaacccatatggcttactttcttctgtggagccAAAAAggatatattttgaagaatgctaaCGCTGCTTTTTTCCATACAACGAAAGTGAATGGGGACTGGGACAGTCGCACTCCAAAAAGGACTAAAATTTTAAGACGGTTGAAGCCATATAATAGCTTTGTGTGAAGAACTgtttgaaattttaatttttaagggAAGATTGCAAGTGAAAAACAACTTACAATATTAGCTTTGTGTGAAGAGCTTTAAATTGAAAAACTAAATTACAATTTCAGTCtattcctcacacaaagctagcGAACAACTTCTGAAGAGCTGAAATGTGACGTACAAGTCAAATGAACAACTCTTGTGATACTTTTATGgttatttttgtcatttctgAAGCTCAAAACTTCCAGTCCCCatccactttcattgtatggcaAAGAGCAGCGTGAACATTCTGAAAAATATCTCATTTTAAGCTGCACAGAAGTCAGTCATACGAGTTTGGAACTAATTttgaaatattcacaaaacTACCCTGCAATGTAAAGATTTGATTGAAATGATCCTAATATCTAATACTAGCTAAACAAAACATCCCAGCACAGTCTGATCTGCCTGTTTCAAGGCACATCTATCGTCCCTTATTAACGCTTGTCCAGGAATTCATCTACACTCTACATTTATTGGAAAAATCCAtctaatttcttaaaaataatttgGGTTTGTCGAGTATGTATGCGTTTTAActatacaaaacaaaatcaggACGACCACATTAGAAGTTGTCGTATGTGCACTGAAATgataaagtgtgtgtgttagtgtgtgtctACTACAGCAATTTTTCCTCCTGGTCTTGAGTTACCAGCACTCatttcatcaaaataatcaTCGTAATATCGCCCCATAATTCATCGCTCGCATTCGCCAGTGGAGAGGCTACAGGTCCATGACTAAGACAAAGACGATACAATAATTTCCCTTTATGAGTATTTTTCTAATTGATTTCTATACCAGGTGCACAAACAGTAACAGGTGCAGTTTAAACGATCGAGTGCAAACAGTCTCCATATCAGGAAGTAAAGATGCAAAGAGTCTCTTTAAGATGTGTGAAtggaatgtgtgtgttttcagtaGATGTAGTCCTTAGTGTTTGTTAGGAGAGCACAGAGAGCGTGACGCTTCCCCGCTGCTTCTTCAGTATGGCCACTGCCTGCTCGTGTGTGACGCCCTCCAGACTCTCTCCGTTAACCGATAGCAGCTGGTCGCCGCGCTTCAGACGACCGTCCACCGCCGCTGCCCCCTGCAGGTAGGAGGAGGACaggattatttattaatttacagaattAAATGACCAAAATTGACAATTATTACTTTCGATGATGCTTAACAGATCATTAAATGtaccaaaatattaaaaaaataatattgaaattatatttatatataacattaagtattattattattgcatatacatatataaatataaaatatataacacatatttataacattaagtattactattattacatatatatatatatatatatatatatatatatatatatatatatatatatatatatatatatatatatataatacatatttatttgataTGCAATGTTTTATATTTCCAAGGACCCACGCAGGGCATTAACAGACCTCCAGAAAGGTTGAGTCATCATCAAATAGTATCAC
The nucleotide sequence above comes from Chanodichthys erythropterus isolate Z2021 chromosome 10, ASM2448905v1, whole genome shotgun sequence. Encoded proteins:
- the tal1 gene encoding LOW QUALITY PROTEIN: T-cell acute lymphocytic leukemia protein 1 homolog (The sequence of the model RefSeq protein was modified relative to this genomic sequence to represent the inferred CDS: inserted 4 bases in 3 codons); the encoded protein is MMEKLKSEQFPLSPSTEGCGSPPRDTAPEEGDACGKQEGTTAETGEHHLPEERRVLNGVAKETAHHATELKKEVAVIELSRRGGSADIKGRELKADISHKVQTTELCRPPIPLPLPPRDPLSDTRMVQLSPPAFPXSRHERCSTXNMTQPLATINSGFAGEADQYGMYPSSRVKRRPAPYEVEISDGSQPKIVRRIFTNSRERWRQQNVNGAFAELRKLIPTHPPDKKLSKNEILRLAMKYINFLAKLLNDQDDMVGGDAPARANRDARDATLVRDDLLQEMLSPNSSCGSLLDGDASPESFTEDQDSSXGVQVFGEGTASFQPPVGRKHPAMTELASTDFSGAPDLRGRSASWTSTSVCRVQAYSYVRLSVKLFSSRFDAKVPSVVKRWYGGKCQVDF
- the pdzk1ip1 gene encoding PDZK1-interacting protein 1 translates to MGKPVTVLHWLLLTLGLVAAQEKAEQALPNWLTGIIAVGVFLFLVFILFLVNKAWCGTPSKSEAVLPTEYAMTNGSTRETSLDAVRSSDGPNAYENAIIHQTDEKVTAM